One part of the Anopheles coustani chromosome 2, idAnoCousDA_361_x.2, whole genome shotgun sequence genome encodes these proteins:
- the LOC131262949 gene encoding endonuclease G, mitochondrial produces the protein MSSSVMSRLLVLSSVGIGGYLTGSYLERRKTVPTSDYVNTGTLGDFCPKPALPIFGTVSAASIIPASSQPPATVNVSRVGQIMKYGFPGLDNVRSFDDYVLSYDRRTRVAHWVFEHMTPDTVKHNDAVDRAKCDFKPDESVHPFFRSLNSDYKGSGFDRGHMAAAGNHRTEQKHCDQTFFLTNMAPQVGVGFNRDKWNHLERYVRKLTKEYPNVYCCTGPLYLPRKEDDGKLYVKYQVIGANNVAVPTHFYKVIVMEMSDGRLEMESYVLPNQKIDDKTPLTMFQVPPETVERAAGLLFFDKIARNKLTKINGKKV, from the exons ATGTCGTCGAGTGTTATGTCCCGGCTACTCGTGCTTTCATCCGTCGGAATAGGTGGCTATCTGACCGGATCGTACCTCGAGCGCCGGAAAACCGTGCCCACCAGCGATTATGTAAACACCGGCACACTGGGGGACTTTTGTCCCAAACCCGCGTTACCGATTTTTGGAACCGTTTCAGCGGCTTCCATCATTCCCGCCTCTAGTCAACCACCAGCCACGGTCAATGTTAGCCGTGTGGGGCAAATAATGAAGTACGGTTTCCCCGGGTTGGACAACGTACGATCCTTTGACGATTATGTGCTCTCGTACGACCGAAGGACACGCGTGGCGCATTGGGTATTTGAGCACATGACGCCGGACACGGTTAAACACAATGACGCTGTCGATCGTGCCAAGTGCGATTTTAAGCCGGACGAAAGTGTCCATCCGTTCTTTCGCTCGCTCAACAGCGACTACAAAGGGTCCGGGTTCGATCGGGGTCACATGGCAGCCGCTGGCAACCACCGGACGGAACAGAAACACTGTGACCAAACGTTCTTCCTTACGAATATGGCTCCACAG GTTGGCGTTGGATTCAATCGCGACAAATGGAATCACCTCGAACGGTACGTGAGAAAACTTACGAAAGAATACCCCAACGTTTACTGCTGCACGGGGCCACTCTATCTGCCACGTAAAGAGGACGATGGCAAACTGTACGTTAAATATCAAGTAATCGGAGCGAATAATGTTGCGGTTCCGACGCATTTTTACAAAGTTATTGTAATGGAAATGAGCGACGGACGGCTTGAAATGGAATCATACGTACTGCCAAACCAAAAAATCGACGATAAGACACCGCTGACGATGTTCCAAGTACCACCGGAAACGGTAGAACGAGCCGCGGGGTTGCtgtttttcgataaaataGCCCGAAATAAGTTGACGAAAATCAATGGGAAAAAAGTATGA
- the LOC131263195 gene encoding uncharacterized protein LOC131263195 produces the protein MLDNSEASEELNGIINQMGGYTMNAADFVSSYENMRRTTRVGGRGRGIIRQNAQDGMAEIRLAAQLNRLQPHAFPIGHLATTDEILARNDPSEITAGIRAMGISGADGALSSATTRRTILDGDDIHIDGNVPVILNGDLFHHQRNSPDESNLPKPVEPYDPNLPLALQFSTITELHRCPQAPVRKKEPKPQPAPSSSRSKTKKIKYRRLRDVELKEQPKPRGRYDRDLPIGPGIANSRSVFGEDGIKFL, from the coding sequence ATGCTGGACAATAGTGAGGCATCCGAAGAGTTGAACGGCATCATCAACCAGATGGGCGGCTACACGATGAATGCTGCGGATTTCGTCAGTTCGTATGAAAACATGCGCCGAACGACCCGGGTAGGTGGTAGAGGTCGCGGTATCATACGCCAGAATGCCCAGGATGGGATGGCAGAAATTCGTCTCGCCGCTCAACTGAACCGCCTGCAGCCGCACGCCTTCCCGATCGGCCACCTAGCAACGACGGATGAGATACTTGCGCGCAATGACCCATCTGAAATCACAGCCGGTATTCGAGCGATGGGAATCAGCGGTGCAGATGGTGCACTGAGCAGTGCCACTACACGGCGTACGATTTTGGACGGCGACGATATACATATCGATGGTAACGTGCCCGTCATTCTTAACGGAGATCTGTTTCATCATCAGCGAAACTCGCCGGACGAAAGTAATTTGCCTAAACCGGTGGAGCCCTACGATCCGAATCTCCCACTAGCTTTACAGTTTTCTACCATCACCGAGCTTCATAGGTGCCCGCAAGCTCCCGTGCGGAAAAAGGAACCAAAACCTCAACCGGCACCATCCTCCAGTcggagcaaaaccaaaaaaatcaaatatagAAGGCTACGAGACGTCGAGCTGAAGGAGCAACCCAAACCGCGAGGACGATACGATAGGGATCTTCCCATTGGCCCTGGAATAGCCAACAGTCGCTCTGTTTTCGGGGAAGATGGTATCAAATTTCTCTAA
- the LOC131265397 gene encoding uncharacterized protein LOC131265397, with amino-acid sequence MTEMERKAAIIVGYQLRLLLLTVTFATAIQIDNRLVQPQYDCFERIALGAMLPFEKTFRNSDTNSLKICETLCLNDKECQTFAFGISGRGNGTCQLSANTIDATNSRPVGTIFDPDFDLYARKYNCFLDGPTNPPPRPGGLGIFPNGEPQPSGGPQRQPPPPPPPPPTGSAFPPPSIIERPGPPVFGPPVSAGSVDPQPTSNGGFVDPSRPSGQFGGTVSPVGSTSLGTTYGQTEEETPPETTAPAEEYYTTKDHSHPAQNGGSPYHTTSTAAGPQYSLTTGERLPPTQPAGTMPDRENPTKYPVDLRPQYGSPSGPGTGGGGPSKPGNYPYHFPMLYETNYPLPNNKNGYPEIYAQNVPTLDNNYLRPEYGGTSFGRPSGPSGATPAIGSGNGVSGYGGVQRPSSAGSTGYGGGPGGPIQRPPPSGPSGYGGQVGRPTAGNGPPSGYGVVRPGPAPPVIQSGPSAGGGGYNVHEDKLELHPATPSKRPCYRRVLAGKRVASHWVRRTLICERVEDCQRECGDERRFSCEGFNYRLDPTGRGQGDCELIDQPLSQIDLYSSPHQRDSNLIRDPDYDYYERDRSATSNCRPSCKDCMVKPFRPALEFVRPTTYRPHHPENYKPYPSEPHPYEEDRYKPSVTAIDKYRPPLYARPDFERYSPSSSYYPPPPPPLPSPVESYRPSISYKPQYGSEIDRYGTLDHGFFKVPYDRHEYPKPIHHEEIRPVHRPRHPYEDRDSPPPPSGPHISTGQQYGHKPNTFIPYLIGQNIHKNGGVYGGSYGPSFNTDSYKSISDYWGLRNEIKRYDTPPSFNYFELRNDHHFDDNNVWSYGGSKYGYEESYPSAVVPFDRDHQQHPYVDHHRGSFGQQWIRRPSHEECSVKSSEGFRLHKGVVKYALNTPTVVECERMCYSESRFRCLTFSYRYSAVSRENCLLCDRPFNLLDFYADLEPDRDYDIYSMSDDTKTCHPELGPPRRDYNAQCFIRVIDSGRFFKSIVRDSLTVRSIGECELECIKATKFTCRAFTYSFGPNSINAVIDNCQLSDWPVRDMDKDRHLVPDETFDVFERASYGQGCEIQPIIDDKHHKKFCYLGYGSPAKLLSSAIKKVTSVNTELDCKNECIRLRESTHFKCLSFSFSSQASTYNCEMSDLDQSELKLGVHYAHTNDRDFWLFAWNPFDYTCRDKITTISSGSTTRMNHDRRIDIFREPGDGSWRQYTVSGKPCRLGTKCERNKITGFYSCEIEGGEIGSWDYCCKAEHPCGYSQGFDYPWCYVGDAPDQWRKCSDKYFPKKQHDSRYQNKNKKGEIYQPPPKPGGLRHLDDVTAPAELWPVTYLYEKGPPNATEISSNVIDCKKDKC; translated from the exons ATGacggaaatggaaaggaaagccGCGATAATAGTCGGCTATCAGCTGCGGCTGCTTCTGCTGACCGTGACTTTCGCCACCGCAATACAAATCGACAATCGACTCGTGCAGCCTCAGTATG ATTGCTTCGAGCGGATAGCGCTCGGCGCGATGCTGCCGTTCGAGAAGACGTTCCGGAACTCGGACACCAACTCGCTGAAGATCTGCGAGACGCTCTGCCTCAACGACAAAGAATGCCAAACGTTCGCTTTTGG catttCCGGTCGGGGCAATGGAACATGTCAGCTGTCGGCGAACACGATCGATGCTACCAATTCGCGCCCGGTCGGTACCATCTTCGATCCTGACTTTGATCTGTACGCACGTAAATACAACTGTTTTTTAGATGGACCCACAAACCCGCCACCTCGGCCGGGAG GCCTGGGCATTTTCCCGAATGGTGAGCCGCAGCCTAGTGGTGGACCCCAGAGAcaacctcctccaccaccaccgccacccccAACTGGTAGTGCATTTCCTCCGCCGAGCATAATCGAACGACCCGGGCCACCCGTCTTCGGGCCCCCAGTTTCTGCGGGAAGCGTCGACCCTCAGCCGACCTCCAATGGGGGCTTTGTTGATCCCTCAAGACCATCGGGACAATTTGGTGGAACCGTTTCGCCAGTGGGGAGCACCTCACTCGGCACAACCTACGGTCAAACGGAAGAAGAAACCCCACCGGAGACGACGGCTCCAGCGGAGGAGTACTACACCACCAAGGACCACTCGCACCCGGCTCAGAACGGTGGCAGCCCATACCATACTACCAGTACGGCCGCCGGCCCTCAGTACAGTCTAACTACCGGTGAACGGCTGCCTCCGACGCAACCGGCCGGCACGATGCCCGACCGTGAGAATCCCACCAAGTATCCAGTGGATCTGCGTCCTCAGTACGGTTCGCCCAGCGGTCCCGGCACGGGCGGAGGGGGTCCCTCGAAGCCTGGAAACTATCCGTACCACTTCCCCATGCTGTACGAGACGAACTATCCGCTGCCGAACAACAAGAACGGATATCCGGAGATCTACGCGCAGAACGTACCGACGCTGGATAACAACTATCTCCGGCCGGAGTACGGTGGAACGAGCTTTGGACGCCCTTCGGGACCTTCGGGAGCCACACCGGCCATAGGAAGTGGGAACGGTGTGTCAGGATATGGTGGAGTTCAGCGTCCAAGTTCCGCTGGGTCTACTGGATATGGGGGTGGACCGGGAGGTCCCATACAGAGACCTCCGCCATCAGGTCCAAGTGGATACGGAGGACAAGTGGGACGACCGACAGCGGGTAATGGACCCCCGTCGGGGTACGGTGTAGTCCGTCCAGGACCGGCTCCTCCAGTCATACAATCGGGACCATctgcaggaggaggaggatatAATGTGCATGAAGACAAACTAGAACTTCATCCAGCGACTCCTTCCAAGCGCC CGTGCTATCGCCGTGTACTTGCCGGGAAACGTGTTGCCTCACATTGGGTACGGCGAACACTAATCTGCGAACGGGTCGAAGACTGCCAGCGCGAATGTGGTGACGAGCGGCGCTTCTCTTGCGAGGGATTCAACTATCG TTTGGATCCGACGGGTCGAGGCCAAGGCGACTGCGAACTTATCGACCAACCCCTGTCGCAGATCGATCTCTACTCAAGCCCGCACCAGCGAGACTCGAACCTTATTCGCGATCCGGACTATGACTACTACGAACGTGATCGCAGTGCGACGTCCAATTGTAGACCGAGTTGCAAGGACTGCATGGTTAAGCCGTTCCGCCCGGCCTTAGAGTTTGTGCGTCCGACCACCTACCGTCCGCATCATCCGGAGAACTACAAACCGTACCCATCCGAGCCGCATCCTTATGAGGAGGATCGGTACAAACCGTCAGTTACGGCGATCGACAAGTACCGTCCACCATTGTACGCTAGGCCAGACTTTGAGCGCTATAGTCCTTCGTCGAGTTACTatcctccacctccaccaccactccCTTCACCCGTTGAATCCTATCGTCCTTCGATCTCGTATAAACCACAGTACGGTAGCGAGATCGATCGCTACGGCACGCTGGATCATGGGTTCTTCAAGGTTCCGTACGATCGACACGAATATCCGAAACCGATCCACCACGAAGAGATCCGGCCGGTCCATCGTCCACGGCATCCGTACGAAGATCGCGACTCTCCGCCGCCACCTTCAGGGCCGCATATTTCGACCGGCCAACAGTACGGCCACAAACCGAACACCTTCATCCCGTACCTGATCGGACAGAACATTCACAAGAACGGCGGTGTCTACGGTGGTTCGTATGGCCCCTCGTTCAACACGGACTCGTACAAGTCGATCTCCGACTATTGGGGACTTCGAAATGAGATCAAACGCTACGACACTCCACCATCGTTCAACTACTTTGAGCTGCGCAACGATCACCACTTCGATGATAACAACGTGTGGAGCTACGGTGGAAGTAAATATGGATACGAAGAGTCATATCCCTCGGCCGTGGTACCATTCGATCGGGATCATCAGCAACACCCGTACGTGGATCACCATCGGGGCAGCTTTGGTCAGCAGTGGATTCGTCGACCGAGTCACGAAGAGTGCTCGGTGAAGTCGAGCGAAGGCTTCCGGCTGCATAAGGGTGTGGTAAAGTACGCCCTCAACACACCGACCGTGGTTGAGTGTGAGCGGATGTGCTATTCCGAGTCGCGATTCCGGTGTCTAACGTTCAGCTATCGCTACTCGGCTGTGTCGCGTGAGAATTGCTTGCTCTGCGATCGACCGTTCAATCTGCTCGATTTCTATGCGGACCTGGAGCCGGACCGGGATTACGATATATACTCGATGAGTGACGACACGAAGACGTGTCATCCGGAGCTGGGACCACCTCGGAGGGACTACAATGCTC AATGCTTCATTCGAGTGATCGATTCGGGCCGCTTCTTCAAGTCGATCGTTCGCGACTCACTTACAGTGCGATCCATAGGCGAATGCGAGCTCGAATGCATCAAGGCGACAAAATTCACCTGCCGTGCGTTTACCTACAGCTTCGGACCGAACAGCATCAACGCGGTCATTGACAACTGTCAACTGTCCGACTGGCCAGTGCGGGACATGGACAAGGACCGTCACCTGGTGCCGGATGAGACCTTCGACGTGTTCGAACGCGCCAGCTACGGACAGGGCTGCGAAATTCAACCGATCATCGATGACAAACATCACAAGAAGT TCTGCTACCTCGGATATGGATCACCGGCAAAGTTGCTCTCTTCGGCGATTAAAAAAGTTACCTCCGTCAACACGGAACTGGATTGCAAAAATGAATGCATACGCTTGAGGGAATCGACCCATTTCAAGTGTCTTTCGTTCAGTTTTAG CTCGCAGGCGTCGACGTACAACTGCGAGATGTCGGATCTGGACCAGAGCGAGCTGAAGCTGGGCGTACATTACGCCCATACGAACGATCGCGACTTTTGGCTGTTCGCCTGGAATCCGTTCGACTACACCTGCCGCGATAAGATCACCACCATTAGCAGCGGCAGCACCACCCGGATGAACCACGATCGCCGAATAGACATCTTCCGTGAACCGG GTGATGGAAGTTGGCGTCAGTATACCGTCTCGGGAAAACCCTGCCGCCTCGGTACCAAGTGCGAGCGGAACAAGATCACAGGGTTTTACTCCTGTGAGATAGAGGGTGGTGAGATTGGTTCATGGGATTATTGCTGTAAGGCCGAGCACCCTTGCGGCTACTCGCAAGGGTTCGACTATCCATG GTGCTACGTGGGTGATGCCCCAGATCAGTGGCGCAAGTGCAGCGATAAGTACTTCCCCAAGAAACAGCACGATTCGCGTTAtcaaaacaagaataaaaagGGTGAAATCTATCAGCCACCACCAAAGCCGGGAGGACTGAGGCACCTGGACGATGTGACCGCACCGGCTGAGCTCTGGCCCGTCACCTACCTGTACGAGAAGGGTCCACCGAATGCGACCGAGATCAGCAGCAACGTGATCGACTGCAAGAAGGATAAGTGTTAG